CGGAGCTGTACGACGCGGACCTCATCGACGCCCGGTTCTCGGTGGGCCCGCGCGACGCCGTACGCCGCGTGCGGGAGCTTCTCGAGCTCGAGGGCATCTTCGCGGGCATCTCGACGGGTGCGATCCTCCACGCCGCGCTGGGCCAGGCGGCGAAGGCGGTCAAGGCCGGTGAGAGGGCTGACATCGCGTTCGTCGTGTGCGACGGTGGATGGAAGTACCTGTCGACCGGCGCCTACGAGGGCACGGTCGACGAGGCCGAGGAGCGCTTGGAGGGCCAACTGTGGGCATAGGGCGAGCGGGCGGTCGGTCGAGGGTCGCGGCGGTCCTCGTCGCGCTGGCCGCGGGCCTCGCGCTCGCGTCACCGGCTCCCTCGGGGGCCGCGGCTCCCGGGGCGCCCACGGCGTCCGCGGCGTCCGCGGCCCTGCCCCAGATGGTGGCCACGGGTCCCGACTACATGAAGGGCTCGGCCAGCTACGGCGGCACGCTCACCGCGATGGTGGCCGCGCGCCAGCCGCAGTTCACGGGCGGCACGTTGCAGTGGTACCGCGGTGGCACCGCGATCCCCGGCGCGACCGGGCGCACCTACAAGCCGACGCCGGCCGACGTCGGGCAGAAGATCCGCTTCGTCGCGATGCTGACCCGCAGCGGCTTCGAGACCCAGCGCGCGGTGTCGCAGCCGACGCCGCCGATCGCGCACGCGAGCCCGCTCAAGCGCACGGTGCGCTACGACGTGCGGGTGGACGCCACCGGCACGATCCCCGCCGCCGAGGTCGAGACCTTCGTCGCCCAGGCGCAGCAGACCTACGACGACGCCCGCGGGTGGCGGGCCGGCGGCACCGCGTTCACGCGCACCTCCCGGTCCCAGTCGCAGTTCACCCTCGTGCTGGCGACGTCCGACCGGATGACGTCCTACTCGAGCGTCTGCAGCGCGCAGTGGAGCTGTCGCGTGGGGCGCAACGTCATCATCAACTGGACCCGGTGGAAGACCGCCTCGCCGGCGTGGAACGCGGCCGGGGGCTCGCTGCGCGACTACCGCCACATGGTCGTCAACCACGAGACGGGCCACTGGCTCGGCCGCGGCCACGCCGGGTGCTCGCGGCAGGGCGCGCTCGCGCCGGTCATGATGCAGCAGTCCAAGGGTCTCGGTGGGTGCCGGTTCAACCCGTGGCCGCTGCCGAGCGAGCGCTGAGGCCCGACGCCGTGCCGACACCTGCGTGACGTCCGTGACGCGTCGTCGCGTTGCGTGCGTGTTACCCCGTAGATTGGCCCGTCGTGGTGGACGACGTGGCTGACGCACCGGTCGGCATCTTCGACTCGGGGTTCGGCGGCCTGACGGTGGCCCGGTCGGTGATCGACCAGCTGCCCCACGAATCGGTGCTCTACCTGGGCGACACGGCCCGCCAGCCCTACGGCCCGAAGCCGATCGGCGAGGTGCGGGAGTACGCGCTGGAGTGCCTCGACCACCTCGTCGCGCGGGGCGTCAAGGCCCTCGTCATCGCCTGCAACTCCGCGAGCGCGGCCATGCTGCGCGACGCGCGCGAGCGCTACGACGTGCCCGTCGTCGAGGTCATCTACCCGGCGACCCGCCGTGCGGTCGCCGCCACCCGCTCGGGGCGCATCGGCGTGATCTGCACGCGCGCGACGGCCGCCTCCATGGCGTACGACGACGCGTTCGCCGCCGCCCCGCACGTCGAGCTCGTCACGCAGGCGTGCCCGCGGTTCGTCGAGTTCGTCGAGAACGGGGTGACCTCCGGTCCGGAGCTCCTCGAGGCGGCGCACTCCTACCTCGCCCCGCTGATCGCGGCCGACGTCGACACCCTCGTGCTGGGCTGCACCCACTACCCGCTGCTGACCGGTGTGATCTCGTCGATCATGGGGGACGGTGTCACGCTGGTGAGCAGTGCGGAGGAGAGCGCGAAGGCGGTGTACCGGATGCTGGCGACCACCGGACTGATGCGCGCGGGCGGCGACGCGTCGTACGAGTTCGTGACGACGGGCGAGCCCGGCGAGTTCGAGCGGATCGGCCGCCGCTTCCTCGGCCCCGAGCTCGCGATCGCGAGCCAGTTCGCGGGAGGGCTCGCATGACCGCCGACGAGCCGACGGGGCTCCGCCTCACCGTCGTGGGCTGCGCCGGGTCGTACCCCGGTCCCACGTCGCCCGCCAGCTGCTACCTCCTCGAGGCCGACGGCGACGACGGCGCGGGCGGCACCCGCCGCTGGCGGATCCTGCTCGACCTCGGCAACGGTGCGCTCGGCGCGCTCCACAACCACGCGGACCCCCTCGCCATCGACGCGGTCTTCGTCAGCCACCTCCACGCCGACCACTGCCTCGACCTGTGCGGCTACTACGTGCTGCGCAAGTACCACCCCTCCGGCGCCCAGCCCCGCATCCCCGTCTGGGCGCCGGCCGGCGCGGCGGAGCGGCTGGCCCGCGCCTACGACCTGCCGCTCGACCCGGGGATGACCGAGGAGTTCGACTTCACGGAGTACGCCGCGGACCGCGCCCCCGTGCAGGTCGGGCCCTTCACGGTGCAGCCGTTCGAGGTCTACCACCCGGTGACGGCCTACGCGCTGCGGGTGACCGCCGCCGGCCGCACGTTGACCTACTCCGGTGACACCGCGCCGTGCACGGGCCTCGACGAGGCCGCGGCGGGCGCCGACCTGCTGCTGGCCGAGGCCGCGTTCCGGAGCCAGGACGACAACCCGCCCGGCGTCCACCTCACGGGTGCGGACGCCGGCGAGCTCGCGACCCGGGCCGACGTGGGCCAGTTGGTGCTGACCCACGTGCCCGCCTGGTTCGACCCGCTCGACGCCCACGGCGAGGCGGTCGAGAAGTACGACGGCCCCACCTGGCTCGCCACCACCGGCGCGGTGTTCGAGGTCTGAGGGAGAAAACGCGGACGCGGCTCCCGGGCGGGGCTCCGAGCCCGTCGAGCCGGCCCGGAACTGTGCAGCTGGGGCGTGCCGGAGGCGGTGGGCTCCTCCCCGACGTCACATTTCGTCAATCCGGCACGATGCGGCCGGGACGTCGAGGTGCTCGACCTCAGACCAGCCCGGCGTCGTGCACGCAGATGGCGATCTGCACGCGGTTGGTGGCGCCGAGCTTGTCGAAGAGCCGCGAGACGTGGGCCTTGACCGTCGGCACGGACAGGTAGAGCTCGGCCGCGATGTCGGCGTTCGACAGCCCGCGGCCGACGGCCACGGCCACCTCGCGCTCGCGCTCCGTCAGGGTCGCGAGCTTGACCTCGGCCTCGGCGGTGCGGGGGTCGCTGCCCTGGCGGACCTGTCGGATGAGCGTCTGCGTGACGGAGGGGGAGAGCATCGGCTCGCCGTCGGCCACCTTCCGGATGGCGGCGACGATCTCGGGCGGCGGGGTGTCCTTGAGCAGGAAGCCGTCGGCGCCCGCGGCGAGCGCGCCGACGACGTAGTCGTCCGCGTCGAAGGTCGTCAGCACGATGACCCGGGGCGGCTGCGGCCGGGCGTGGAGCGCCGCCGTCGCCTCGAGGCCGTCCATGACGGGCATGCGGATGTCCATGAGCACGACGTGGGGCCGCAGGGAGGCGGCGAGGGTCGTGCCCTCGCGACCGTCGCGCGCCTCGCCGACGACCTCGAGGTCGGGCTGGCCGCCCAGCATGAGCCCGAGCGCGGAGCGCACCAGGGGGTCGTCGTCGACCACGAGCACCCGGATCGGGGTCGCGGCGGGCTCGGCTGTGGAGGCGGTCACGAGGCCCACGGTAGCCACGCGTGGACGACGAACGCATCCCCGTCGCGGCCGTGGGTGAGGTGTCCTCCGGCGAGGTCGACGCGCTCGGTGAGGCCCACCAGGCCGAGTCCCGCACCGGGCACGCCGGGCGTGCTGAAGCCGTAGGGGTTGCGCAGCCGCACCTCGACCCCGTCCTCGGGCGTGCCGCGCAGGCAGATGGACAGCAGGGCGCCGGGAGCGTGCTTCTGGGCGTTGGTGATGCCCTCCTGCACGACGCGGTAGAGCGCACGCCCGACCGGGGTCGGCGGGGCCTCGTCCAGCTCGTCGTCGAAGGCGATCCGCGCCCCGGCCTCGACCGCCTCCGCCACGAGCGCGCCGACGTCCTCGTAGGTCGGCTGCGGCCGGTGCGTGACCTCGCCGGTCGCGGGGTCGCGCAGCACGCCGAGGACGCCGCGGAGGTCGTCGAGCGCCTCGTTGGCCCGCACCTGCACCTCGGCGATGCCCTCGCGCAGCGCGTCGGCGTCGAGGTCGGTGCGGTAGGACAGCGCGCCCGCGTGCATCGACACCTGGCTGATCCGGTGGGCCAGCACGTCGTGCATCTCGCGGGCGATCCGGGAGCGTTCGTCGACCCGCGCCTTCGCGAGGCGCAGGTCCTGCTCGGCCTCCGCGCGCTCGGCCCGCTGACGCAGGGTCCAGAGCAGCTCGCGCCGCGATCCGATGTACATGCCCCAGGCCGCGATCGCGCCCGCCGCCGCGACGTTGGCCGTGAAGTTGAGCCACATCGGGCTGGACCCGGTCGAGGGCGCGACCCGGAAGTAGATCTCGGCGCCCACGACGCTGAGGACGCTGGCGACCGCGATCTCCCAGTAGACGCGGCGGGTGGCGAGCGAGACCAGCGCGAGCACGGACGGGCCCGCGGCGAACGACGAGACGCAGGCGAGCGCGATGGTCACCACGACGACGAGCATCGGCCGCTGCCGGCGGAAGTGGACCGCCACGAAGCCGACGAGCCCGAGGAGCACGTCGACGGCGATCCACCAGGCGTGCCCCCGCTGCACCAGCAGCGAGTACGGCTCGATCACGACCAGACCGCTGATGAGCAGCATCAGCAGCACGCGCCACGTCCGGCCCCACGTGCTGACGCGCGGCTGGTACTCGGCGGGGTCCGTCACCCGGCCAGCGTAGGGCGACGCGGGTCGCGTGGCTGCGGACCGGGGGCGCGGGCGACACCTACTTTCGTCGTACCCGATCAGGCCCACCGGACGATGTGCGACCGGCCGGCGACGGGGCACCATCGACGGCATGATCACTGTCCAAGGACTCACGAAGAGGTACGGCGGCTTCACCGCCGTCGACGACGTCAGCTTCGTGGCGCAGGCCGGCCAGGTGACGGGCTTCCTCGGCCCCAACGGCGCCGGCAAGACGACGACGATGCGGATCCTCGCCGGTCTGACCCACCAGGACTCGGGGACCGCCACCGTCGGCGGTCACCGCCTCCAGGACATTCCCAACCCGGGTCGGCACGTCGGCATCCTGCTCGACGCCTCGGCGCAGCACGCGGGCCGCACGGGCCGCGAGGTGCTGACGCTGGCCGCCAAGACCATGGGCCTGCCCGGGTCGCGCGTCGACGAGATGCTCGAGCTGGTCAGCCTCACCGACAGCGAGGCGAAGCGCCGGGTGCGCAACTACTCGCTGGGCATGCGGCAGCGCCTCGGCATCGCGCACGCCCTCATGGGCGATCCCCAGGTGCTGATCCTCGACGAGCCGGCCAACGGCCTCGACCCCGCCGGCATCCGGTGGATGCGCGGCCTGCTCCGCGGGTACGCCGAGCGTGGCGGCGCCGTCCTGCTCTCCAGCCACCTCCTGCACGAGGTCGAGCAGATCGCCGACGAGATGCTCGTCATCGGCCGGGGCAAGATCGTCGCCTCCGGCACGAAGGCGGAGCTGCTCGCCTCGGCCGGCACCTTCGTCAAGGCCGTCGACACGGCTGCGCTGGCGTCCGCCGCCCAGGCCAAGGGCCTCGCGGTGACGCCGTCCGGCGAGGGCTTCATCGTCGACGCCGAGCCCCAGGCCATCGGCGAGCTCGCGCTCGCCGCGCAGGCCGTGCTCCTCGAGCTGCGGGCCGCCGACGCGTCCGGCCTCGAGGACCTCTTCCTCCAGCTGACCGCCGACACCCAGCGCGAGGCGGCTGCCGCCTTCCCGCCCGGTTCGCCCTACCACCAAGGAGCCTCGGCATGAGCGCCACCGCCCCCGCCCCCCACCTCGGCACGGGCACCTTCGACATCTCGGGCACCGCCCCGATCCCGCTGACGCGCCTCGTGGGCGTCGAGGTGCGGAAGCTCCTCGACACCCGGTCGGGCCGATGGCTGCTCATCGTGCAGGCCGCACTCATCACGATCGGCTCGCTGGTGCTCGCTGTGGTCATCGCGCGCAACGACGGGACCGCCGGGCTCTTCGACTTCACGTCGATCGCCGGCGGCGTGACCCAGCTGCTCCTGCCGGTGATGGCCATCATGGCGGTCACGACCGAGTGGTCGCAGCGCACCAACATGGCCACCTTCACGCTCGAGCCGCGTCGCGGCCGGGTCGTGCTGGCCAAGGCACTGGCCGCCGTGCTCGTCGGTCTGGCCGCCCTGGTGGTCGCGGTCGGCATCGGCGCCGTGATGACGGGACTGTCCGGCCTGCTCGGCGCGGAGACCAACTGGGACCCGCGGCCGGAGATGCTCCTGGGCTTCGCCGTGCTGCAGGTGATGAGCCTGCTCATCGGCTTCGCGTTCGGCACGCTGCTCCTCAACACGCCGGCCGCGATCGTGCTCTACATCGCGTTCTACACGATCATCCCGGGCATCATCGCCGCGGCGGCGTCGCTCATGTCGTGGTTCGACGACGTCCGGCCCTGGATCGACTTCAACATGGCGATCATGCCGCTGTCCGACTTCGGCCAGCCCGACAGCGAGCTGGGCTTCGGCGCCATCGAGTGGCCGGAGTTCACGACCTCGGTCGCCCTGTGGTTCGGGCTGCCGCTGGTGCTGGGCGTGCTCCGGATGCTCCGCGCCGAGGTGAAGTGACCCCGGCGACCTCCTGACCCCGGTCGGGGCTCGGTGACATCTGAGGGGAGTGTTCACCGAGCCCTGACCGGCCTGTCACCCCCGTGGCGGCGCAGCGTTCCCGCTGCGCCGCCACGCTGCGTCCCGTGACCACTGCGACCGGACGCAGCTACCTCCGCTTCGCCGCCGTCGGCGACTCCACCACCGTCGGCGTCGGGGACCCGATGCCCGGCACCCCGCTCGGCCTGGGCGCCGGCGCGACCGGCCGCGACGGCACGTGGCGCGGGTGGGCCACGCTCCTCGCGCGGGCGCTGGACGCGTCGTACGACGTCTCCTTCTGCAACCTCGCCGTCTCCGGGGCGACCGCCCGCGACGTCGTCGAGCGCCAGCTGGCCGACGCGGTGGACCACCACCCCGATCTCGTGTCGCTCGTCGTCGGTCTCAACGACACGATGCGCTCCACCTGGAGCCCCGCCCAGCTGCGCGCGGACCTGCTGCATGCCGCCGACCGGCTCACCGCGGGGGGTGCGCTGCTCATGACGGCGCGCTTCCACGACCACGGCGCGGTCCTGGGGCTGCCGGGGTTCCTGCGGCGACCGATGCAGCGGCGCATCGAGGTCGTCAACGGGGTGTACGACGAGGTGCACGCGACGTACGGCGGGGTGCGGGTCGACCTCGCGACGTGCGCGGCGGTGCGGGACCGGGCCTCGTGGTCCGTCGACCGGATGCACCCCTCCGAGCGCGGTCACCGGGCGCTGGCGCGGTGCTTCGCCGAGGGGCTGACCGCCGCCGGGATCGTCGTCGAGCCGCCACGGGCCGAGCCCGACGCGGACCGCGCGGTCACCTGGCGCGAGGACCTCGGGTGGGTCGTGACCGAGGCCGTGCCGTGGATGGGGCGCCGGGCGCGCGACCTCGGGCCCTGGGCGGCACGGACCGCCTGGGAGCGGGTGCCGGTGCCGGTCGGTGCCCGGCGGACGGTCCGCTCAGCCGCGGGCGGTGAGGACGATCGGGTCGCCGTGGGTGATGGCGATGGTGTGCTCGCTGTGGGCCCCGCGGGAGCCGTCGGCTGACAGGATCGTCCAGCCGTCGTCGGCCATCTTGATCTCGTCGGTCGTGGCGAGCAGCCACGGCTCGATGGCGATGACGAGGCCCGGCTTCAGCTTGAACCCGCGTCCGGCGCGCCCGTCGTTGGGCACGTGGGGCTCGCCGTGCATCGTGCGACCGACGCCGTGACCGCCGAACTGGGTGTTGACGCTGTAGCCGTTCGCCCGGGCGATGGTGCCGATGGCCTCGCCGATGTCGCCGAGGCGGTTGCCCGAGCGTGCGACCTCGATGGCCGCGGCCAGGGCCTCCTCCGTGGTGCGGATGAGGCGGAGGTCCTCCTCCCGCGGCGTACCGACGACGACGCTGACCGCGGAGTCGGCGACCCAGCCGTCGACGCTCACGGCGAAGTCGAAGCTGACGAGGTCGCCGTCGGCGAGCGTGTAGTCGTGGGGGAGGCCGTGGAGCACCGCGTCGTTGACCGAGGTGCAGAGCACCTTGCCGAAGGGACCGCGGCCGAACGACGGGGCGTAGTCGATGTAGCAGGACTCGGCGCCGCGCTCCTTGATCATCTCGTGGGCGAGCGCGTCGAGGTCGAGGAGGTTCATGCCGACGTCGGCGGTCTCGACGAGGCGCGTGAGCACGCTGGCGACGAACTCGCCGGCGGGGCGCATCTCGTCGATCTGGCGGGGTGAGAGCAGCTCGATCATCGGTCGCCTCCTCGGGCGGACCCGCCGGGGCGGGGGGTGCTGGTGCGGCTGGTGGGGAGCCCGGCCGCGCGGGCCTGGGCGAGCAGGCCGACGACGGCGAGCAGGAGCCCGGCGAGGCCGAGCGTGCCGAGGGCGACGTGGCTGTAGACCCCGTCGGCCTCCGCGGTCGACGCGGCGACGGTGGTGAAGCCGCCGATCATGGCGGCGAGCAGGGCGGCGTGCATCCGGAGGGTGCGTGTCGGCGCACCGCCCCAGAAGGAGTAGGTGATGCCCGCGGTGAGGGCCGCCCCGGCGATGGCGACCACGACCCCGACGGTGCGCTGGTCGTCGAGCGCCCCTGCGGTGTCGGCCGCGAGCACGACCGCCACGAGCCCGGCCCCGAGGAGCGCGGCGACGACCTGTCCGCGGGAGGGCGCGGGCTCGACGGGGCCACGGCGCGACGAGGCGGACGTGCTGCTGGGCATGGGGGCCAGGGTATCGGTCGCCGGCTGCTCCCCGGGCCGCGGCCGCCGGGACCGGACGCCGGCCCGGGATGGCCTAACCTCACGAGCATGACCGCCACTCCCGCCACGCCCCCGGCCGAGCCGCGTCCCGACGGTCGCGCCGACGACGAGCTGCGCCCCGTGAAGATCACGCGCGGCTGGCTCGACCACGCCGCCGGATCGGTGCTCGTCGAGTTCGGCAGCACGAAGGTGCTGTGCGTCGCCTCGGCCTCCGAGGGCGTCCCGCGCTGGCGCAAGGGGTCGGGCCTGGGCTGGGTCACGGCGGAGTACGCGATGCTCCCGGGCTCCACCCACACCCGCAGCGACCGCGAGTCGGTCAAGGGCCGCATCGGCGGCCGCACCCACGAGATCTCCCGCCTCATCGGGCGCTCGCTGCGCTCGGTGGTGGACTACCGGGCGCTCGGCGAGAACACGATCCAGCTCGACTGCGACGTGCTGCAGGCCGACGGCGGCACCCGCACCGCCTCGATCACGGGCGCCTACGTCGCGCTCGCCGACGCGATCGCGCACCTCCGCTCCACGGGCGCCCTGAAGGGCGAGCCGCTCACCGGCTCCGTGGCCGCCGTCTCGGTCGGCATCGTGGGGGGCCGCCCGCGGCTCGACCTGCCGTACGTCGAGGACGTCGCCGCCGAGACCGACATGAACGTCGTGATGACGGGCGACGGGCGCTTCGTCGAGGTGCAGGGCACCGCGGAGGGCGTGCCGTTCGACCGGGCCGAGCTGGACGCGCTGCTCGACCTGGCCGCCGGCGGCTGCGCCGACCTGACCCGCCTGCAGCAGGAGGCGCTCGCGCAGGAGGTCGGCCGTGGCTGAGGTGTTCCTGGCGTCGCGCAACCGCAAGAAGCTCGAGGAGATGGAGCGCATCCTCGCCGCGCACCTGCCCGGGGTGCGGGTGCTCGGGCTCGACGACGTGGAGGCCTACGACGAGCCGGTCGAGGACGAGCCGACCTTCGAGGGCAACGCGCTCCTCAAGGCCCGGGCGGGTCTCGCGGCCACGGGGCTGCCGAGCGTCGCCGACGACTCCGGGATCTGCGTGGACGCGCTCAACGGCATGCCGGGCGTGCTCTCGGCCCGCTGGTCCGGTCCGCCGAAGAGCGACGCCCGCAACAACGAGCTGCTGCTCGCGCAGCTGGCCGACGTGCCCGACGAGCGTCGTACGGCCCACTTCCGCTGCGCGGTCGCGTTCGTCCACCCCGGTGGCGAGGTCGTGGTCGAGGGCCGCATGCCCGGCCGCGTGATCCGCGAGGTCCGGGGCGCGGGCGGGTTCGGCTACGACGTGCTGTTCGTCGCCGACGACCGCCCCGGCCTCACCACGGCCGAGCTGTCCCGCGAGGACAAGGACGCCATCTCCCACCGCGGCAAGGCGATGCGCGAGCTGGGCCCCCTCGTCGCGGCGACGCTCGCGTGAGCGCCGGCGCGCGGTTCCGCCGCCGCGTCGCGCGGCTCGTGCTGCGGGCGGTCCGGTGGCGCACGGTGGGCGAGGTGCCGCGGCGTGGCATCCTCGTCGGGGCTCCGCACACCTCGAACTGGGACTGGGTGCTCACCCTCCTGCTGGCGTGGGACTCGGGGGTCCGCATCCGGCTGCTCGTCAAGCACTCGCTGTTCCGCGGTCCACTCGGGCCGCTCCTGCGGGCGACCGGGGCCGTCGAGCTCGACCGGGCCAACCCGGGCGCCACGATCCGCGAGCTGCTTGCCGACGCGGAGACCGACGAGTCGTTCCTGCTCGGCATCGCGGCCGAGGGCACGCGTGGCCGGTCCGAGTACTGGAAGTCCGGCTTCCACCGCATCGCGCGCCAGACCGGCATCCCCGTCACGCTGGCGTTCCTCGACGCGCCGAGCCGCACCGTGGGCTGGGGACCGACGTTCCCGGCGACCGAGGACGTGCGCGCCGACATGGACCGCGTGCGTGCGTTCTACGCCGACAAGCGGGGCTTCAAGCCCGAGCTCGCGACGCCGCCGCGCCTGCGCGAGGAGGGGTAGGCGCCGCGCGCCCGACGGGACGAACAGGGTGCCGGAGGCGGGACTCGAACCCGCACGCCCTGGGGCACAGGTACCTAAAACCTGCGTGTCTGCCGTTCCACCACTCCGGCGCGGCGCCGTGCCTCAGTCGAGACCGAGGTCGCGGCGCAGCTTGGCGACGTGGCCCTTGGCGCGCACGTTGTACGCCGCGTGCGCGACCTTGCCCTCCTCGTCGACCACGACGGTCGAGCGGATGACGCCCTGGACGATCTTGCCGTAGTTCTTCTTCTCGCCGAACGCGCCCCAGGCGGCGAGCGTCTCCTTCGACGGGTCGGCGAGCAGCGGGAAGGTGATGCCGTCGCGCTCGCGGAACTTCGCGAGCTTCTCGGGCTGGTCGGGGGAGATGCCGAGCACCTCGTAGCCCTCGGCCTTGAGCGCGTCGAGCGAGTCGCGGAAGTCGCAGGCCTGCGTCGTGCAGCCGGGGGTCATGGCGGCCGGGTAGAAGTACACGATCACCTTGCGCCCGCGGAGGCCGGACAGCGTGACCTCGTCGCCGGAGTCGGAGGTCAGCGTGAAGTCGGGGGCGGCGTCGCCGGGGGCGAGCCGCTCTGCGGGGGCCGGGGACTGGCTCATCGGGCAGGCACCTCTCTGGTCGGACGGCTATTGCAATGGATCTGCAACAACGTACTCTTCGTGGGCAGCCCGGCACGGGGGTCCGGACGCACTGGTTGGCCCCAACCTAGAGGAGGCAGGCATGCACGTGCCTGACGGGTTTCTCGACGCACCGACGTCGATCGCGACCGGCGTGGTCGCCGCCGCGGGCGTCGGTCTCGCGCTCCGCGGCGCGCGCCGCGAGCTGGACGACCGCACCGCGCCCATGGTCGGGCTG
This Nocardioides alkalitolerans DNA region includes the following protein-coding sequences:
- a CDS encoding ABC transporter permease, with amino-acid sequence MSATAPAPHLGTGTFDISGTAPIPLTRLVGVEVRKLLDTRSGRWLLIVQAALITIGSLVLAVVIARNDGTAGLFDFTSIAGGVTQLLLPVMAIMAVTTEWSQRTNMATFTLEPRRGRVVLAKALAAVLVGLAALVVAVGIGAVMTGLSGLLGAETNWDPRPEMLLGFAVLQVMSLLIGFAFGTLLLNTPAAIVLYIAFYTIIPGIIAAAASLMSWFDDVRPWIDFNMAIMPLSDFGQPDSELGFGAIEWPEFTTSVALWFGLPLVLGVLRMLRAEVK
- a CDS encoding DUF3152 domain-containing protein; amino-acid sequence: MGIGRAGGRSRVAAVLVALAAGLALASPAPSGAAAPGAPTASAASAALPQMVATGPDYMKGSASYGGTLTAMVAARQPQFTGGTLQWYRGGTAIPGATGRTYKPTPADVGQKIRFVAMLTRSGFETQRAVSQPTPPIAHASPLKRTVRYDVRVDATGTIPAAEVETFVAQAQQTYDDARGWRAGGTAFTRTSRSQSQFTLVLATSDRMTSYSSVCSAQWSCRVGRNVIINWTRWKTASPAWNAAGGSLRDYRHMVVNHETGHWLGRGHAGCSRQGALAPVMMQQSKGLGGCRFNPWPLPSER
- the map gene encoding type I methionyl aminopeptidase; this encodes MIELLSPRQIDEMRPAGEFVASVLTRLVETADVGMNLLDLDALAHEMIKERGAESCYIDYAPSFGRGPFGKVLCTSVNDAVLHGLPHDYTLADGDLVSFDFAVSVDGWVADSAVSVVVGTPREEDLRLIRTTEEALAAAIEVARSGNRLGDIGEAIGTIARANGYSVNTQFGGHGVGRTMHGEPHVPNDGRAGRGFKLKPGLVIAIEPWLLATTDEIKMADDGWTILSADGSRGAHSEHTIAITHGDPIVLTARG
- the murI gene encoding glutamate racemase; protein product: MADAPVGIFDSGFGGLTVARSVIDQLPHESVLYLGDTARQPYGPKPIGEVREYALECLDHLVARGVKALVIACNSASAAMLRDARERYDVPVVEVIYPATRRAVAATRSGRIGVICTRATAASMAYDDAFAAAPHVELVTQACPRFVEFVENGVTSGPELLEAAHSYLAPLIAADVDTLVLGCTHYPLLTGVISSIMGDGVTLVSSAEESAKAVYRMLATTGLMRAGGDASYEFVTTGEPGEFERIGRRFLGPELAIASQFAGGLA
- a CDS encoding histidine kinase, with product MTDPAEYQPRVSTWGRTWRVLLMLLISGLVVIEPYSLLVQRGHAWWIAVDVLLGLVGFVAVHFRRQRPMLVVVVTIALACVSSFAAGPSVLALVSLATRRVYWEIAVASVLSVVGAEIYFRVAPSTGSSPMWLNFTANVAAAGAIAAWGMYIGSRRELLWTLRQRAERAEAEQDLRLAKARVDERSRIAREMHDVLAHRISQVSMHAGALSYRTDLDADALREGIAEVQVRANEALDDLRGVLGVLRDPATGEVTHRPQPTYEDVGALVAEAVEAGARIAFDDELDEAPPTPVGRALYRVVQEGITNAQKHAPGALLSICLRGTPEDGVEVRLRNPYGFSTPGVPGAGLGLVGLTERVDLAGGHLTHGRDGDAFVVHAWLPWAS
- a CDS encoding SGNH/GDSL hydrolase family protein, with the translated sequence MTTATGRSYLRFAAVGDSTTVGVGDPMPGTPLGLGAGATGRDGTWRGWATLLARALDASYDVSFCNLAVSGATARDVVERQLADAVDHHPDLVSLVVGLNDTMRSTWSPAQLRADLLHAADRLTAGGALLMTARFHDHGAVLGLPGFLRRPMQRRIEVVNGVYDEVHATYGGVRVDLATCAAVRDRASWSVDRMHPSERGHRALARCFAEGLTAAGIVVEPPRAEPDADRAVTWREDLGWVVTEAVPWMGRRARDLGPWAARTAWERVPVPVGARRTVRSAAGGEDDRVAVGDGDGVLAVGPAGAVG
- the rph gene encoding ribonuclease PH, coding for MTATPATPPAEPRPDGRADDELRPVKITRGWLDHAAGSVLVEFGSTKVLCVASASEGVPRWRKGSGLGWVTAEYAMLPGSTHTRSDRESVKGRIGGRTHEISRLIGRSLRSVVDYRALGENTIQLDCDVLQADGGTRTASITGAYVALADAIAHLRSTGALKGEPLTGSVAAVSVGIVGGRPRLDLPYVEDVAAETDMNVVMTGDGRFVEVQGTAEGVPFDRAELDALLDLAAGGCADLTRLQQEALAQEVGRG
- the rdgB gene encoding RdgB/HAM1 family non-canonical purine NTP pyrophosphatase, yielding MAEVFLASRNRKKLEEMERILAAHLPGVRVLGLDDVEAYDEPVEDEPTFEGNALLKARAGLAATGLPSVADDSGICVDALNGMPGVLSARWSGPPKSDARNNELLLAQLADVPDERRTAHFRCAVAFVHPGGEVVVEGRMPGRVIREVRGAGGFGYDVLFVADDRPGLTTAELSREDKDAISHRGKAMRELGPLVAATLA
- a CDS encoding MBL fold metallo-hydrolase codes for the protein MTADEPTGLRLTVVGCAGSYPGPTSPASCYLLEADGDDGAGGTRRWRILLDLGNGALGALHNHADPLAIDAVFVSHLHADHCLDLCGYYVLRKYHPSGAQPRIPVWAPAGAAERLARAYDLPLDPGMTEEFDFTEYAADRAPVQVGPFTVQPFEVYHPVTAYALRVTAAGRTLTYSGDTAPCTGLDEAAAGADLLLAEAAFRSQDDNPPGVHLTGADAGELATRADVGQLVLTHVPAWFDPLDAHGEAVEKYDGPTWLATTGAVFEV
- a CDS encoding ATP-binding cassette domain-containing protein → MITVQGLTKRYGGFTAVDDVSFVAQAGQVTGFLGPNGAGKTTTMRILAGLTHQDSGTATVGGHRLQDIPNPGRHVGILLDASAQHAGRTGREVLTLAAKTMGLPGSRVDEMLELVSLTDSEAKRRVRNYSLGMRQRLGIAHALMGDPQVLILDEPANGLDPAGIRWMRGLLRGYAERGGAVLLSSHLLHEVEQIADEMLVIGRGKIVASGTKAELLASAGTFVKAVDTAALASAAQAKGLAVTPSGEGFIVDAEPQAIGELALAAQAVLLELRAADASGLEDLFLQLTADTQREAAAAFPPGSPYHQGASA
- a CDS encoding response regulator transcription factor codes for the protein MTASTAEPAATPIRVLVVDDDPLVRSALGLMLGGQPDLEVVGEARDGREGTTLAASLRPHVVLMDIRMPVMDGLEATAALHARPQPPRVIVLTTFDADDYVVGALAAGADGFLLKDTPPPEIVAAIRKVADGEPMLSPSVTQTLIRQVRQGSDPRTAEAEVKLATLTEREREVAVAVGRGLSNADIAAELYLSVPTVKAHVSRLFDKLGATNRVQIAICVHDAGLV
- a CDS encoding 1-acyl-sn-glycerol-3-phosphate acyltransferase, with protein sequence MSAGARFRRRVARLVLRAVRWRTVGEVPRRGILVGAPHTSNWDWVLTLLLAWDSGVRIRLLVKHSLFRGPLGPLLRATGAVELDRANPGATIRELLADAETDESFLLGIAAEGTRGRSEYWKSGFHRIARQTGIPVTLAFLDAPSRTVGWGPTFPATEDVRADMDRVRAFYADKRGFKPELATPPRLREEG